From a region of the Flavobacterium branchiarum genome:
- a CDS encoding LacI family DNA-binding transcriptional regulator — MNDTRLIDIAAALGISVTTVSKALKGYTDISDTTRARVLEMVATMNYKPNANAVNLRTNETKTLGVVIPTMVHHFFSSVLNGIIDEAENRGYLVIILQSNEKYELEKKQIALLQQKRVDGILISLSNETDDFTHINDAIKKNTPVVLFDKIAKLVDCSKVIINDRKAAYDAVTYLINKGYKKIAHFRGSYTPQNSIDRFLGYKKALEDHNIPYDPSLVYLCDHNSDFEDGYANAQKLVEEHKDVDAVFAITDLVAIGIIKYLNDMQIKIPEQIAVFGFSNWFMSTVISPKLTTIDQPGYDIGQRAAAILINEIAQIKEHLPVTHETIELPTLIIERESTIRK; from the coding sequence ATGAATGATACCAGACTTATAGACATTGCAGCTGCCTTAGGAATATCTGTTACCACAGTTTCTAAAGCATTAAAAGGGTACACAGATATTAGTGATACTACCAGAGCAAGAGTGCTTGAAATGGTAGCAACTATGAATTACAAGCCCAATGCCAATGCAGTAAATCTTAGAACTAACGAAACCAAAACCCTAGGAGTCGTTATTCCTACAATGGTTCATCATTTCTTTTCGAGTGTTTTAAATGGTATTATTGATGAGGCAGAAAACAGAGGTTATCTTGTTATCATTTTACAATCTAATGAAAAATACGAGCTTGAAAAAAAGCAAATTGCTTTGTTACAGCAAAAAAGAGTAGATGGGATTTTAATTTCGTTGTCTAACGAAACAGATGATTTCACTCATATTAATGATGCCATAAAAAAGAATACTCCTGTTGTATTGTTTGATAAAATTGCCAAACTGGTTGATTGCTCAAAAGTTATTATCAATGACCGAAAGGCCGCTTACGATGCAGTAACTTATTTAATAAACAAAGGGTACAAAAAAATTGCTCACTTTAGAGGTTCTTATACTCCTCAAAATTCTATTGATCGTTTTCTTGGATATAAAAAAGCCCTTGAAGATCATAATATTCCTTACGACCCTTCACTAGTTTATTTGTGTGATCACAATTCTGATTTTGAAGATGGCTATGCCAATGCGCAAAAGCTAGTCGAAGAACATAAAGACGTTGATGCTGTTTTTGCTATTACTGATCTAGTGGCTATTGGTATTATAAAATACCTCAACGATATGCAAATTAAGATTCCTGAGCAAATTGCTGTCTTCGGTTTTAGCAATTGGTTTATGTCTACGGTAATTTCTCCAAAGCTTACCACTATTGACCAACCCGGTTACGATATTGGTCAACGTGCGGCTGCTATATTAATAAACGAAATTGCTCAAATTAAAGAGCATCTTCCTGTTACGCATGAAACTATTGAACTCCCAACGCTTATTATTGAGAGAGAATCGACAATAAGAAAGTAA